One genomic region from Vidua macroura isolate BioBank_ID:100142 chromosome 18, ASM2450914v1, whole genome shotgun sequence encodes:
- the LOC128816361 gene encoding D-dopachrome decarboxylase: MPFVELDTSLPAERLPPGLAQTLCAAAADILGKPAERVNVTVRSGLPMVLSGSAEPCAQLVVSSIGVVGTAEQNKGHSARFFDVLTAQLGLGPDRIVIRFYPLEPWQIGKNRTVMTFL; encoded by the exons ATGCCGTTCGTGGAGCTGGACACCAGCCTGCCGGCCGAGCGGCTGCCGCCGGGGCTGGCCCAGACCCTGTGCGCCGCCGCCGCGGACATCCTGGGCAAACCGGCGGAg CGGGTGAACGTGACGGTGCGGAGCGGGCTGCCCATGGTGCTGTCGGGCTCGGCCGAGCCCTGCGCCCAGCTGGTGGTCTCGTCCATCGGCGTGGTGGGCACGGCGGAGCAGAACAAGGGGCACAGCGCCCGCTTCTTCGACGTCCTGACGGCGCAGCTGGGCCTCGGCCCCGATCG GATTGTCATCCGCTTTTACCCACTGGAGCCCTGGCAGATCGGCAAGAACAGGACAGTCATGACATTCCTGTga